The Hyphomicrobiales bacterium genome has a window encoding:
- a CDS encoding GCN5 family acetyltransferase, with translation MGWRRMAPADLPAVMAIASIVHPGYPEDEAVFAERLRLAPEGCHMLVGGTGDPMGYLVSHPWPIAAVPALNSLLEAIPPATRNWYIHDLALLPAGRGGGVAGRIVAEIADSAARTGYTSMALVAVNNSTGFWRRQGFRAVDEPALAGKLASYDDAACYMRRELKD, from the coding sequence ATGGGTTGGCGCCGCATGGCACCGGCCGATCTTCCGGCCGTGATGGCGATCGCGTCGATCGTCCATCCGGGCTATCCCGAGGATGAGGCGGTCTTCGCGGAGCGGCTCCGGCTCGCGCCGGAAGGCTGCCATATGCTGGTCGGCGGAACAGGCGATCCGATGGGCTATCTTGTCAGCCATCCCTGGCCGATAGCTGCCGTGCCGGCGTTGAATTCGCTTCTCGAAGCCATCCCTCCGGCCACCCGGAACTGGTATATCCACGACCTCGCACTTCTGCCGGCAGGCAGGGGCGGCGGCGTTGCCGGCCGGATCGTCGCCGAGATCGCGGACAGCGCGGCGCGGACCGGCTACACAAGCATGGCTCTGGTCGCGGTCAACAACTCCACCGGGTTCTGGCGGCGACAGGGCTTTCGAGCGGTGGACGAGCCCGCGCTCGCCGGCAAGCTCGCGAGCTATGACGATGCGGCCTGCTATATGCGCCGTGAACTGAAAGATTGA
- a CDS encoding conserved hypothetical protein (Evidence 4 : Unknown function but conserved in other organisms), translating into MSADDRLKELGLTLPEVPMPVATYVSFKQVGDMVYLSGQGPKRADGTYPTGKVGADVTIEQAYEHAKQTGLGLLAAMKKAAGSLDKVEVVKLLGMVNAAPDFSDHPKVINGCSDLFVAVLGDRGRHARSAVGMGSLPNRMTVEIEVIVKVHP; encoded by the coding sequence ATGAGCGCCGATGACAGGTTGAAGGAACTGGGACTGACGCTGCCGGAGGTGCCGATGCCCGTCGCCACCTATGTCAGCTTCAAGCAGGTCGGCGACATGGTCTATCTCTCGGGCCAGGGCCCGAAGCGGGCCGACGGCACCTATCCCACCGGCAAGGTCGGCGCCGATGTCACGATCGAGCAGGCCTATGAGCACGCCAAGCAGACCGGCCTCGGCCTGCTTGCGGCGATGAAGAAGGCGGCCGGTTCGCTGGACAAGGTCGAGGTGGTGAAGCTGCTCGGCATGGTCAACGCCGCTCCCGATTTCTCCGACCATCCCAAGGTCATCAACGGCTGCTCCGACCTGTTCGTCGCCGTGCTCGGCGACCGCGGCCGCCATGCCCGTTCGGCCGTCGGCATGGGTTCGCTGCCGAACCGCATGACCGTCGAGATCGAGGTCATCGTCAAGGTGCACCCATGA
- a CDS encoding D-TA family PLP-dependent enzyme, whose product MSVTATTSKAVDQPAATPLAAEIARVYGTPAVVIDLDKVDANIARLQAACDAAGVANRPHIKTHKSPELARLQIEAGARGITCQKLGEAEVMADGGIDDIMISYNILGEEKLGRLGALQRRVRMIVAADNPVTISGLPRAAEIAGRDLEVVVECDTGRKRAGVETPGEAVELAKMIEASPGLRFAGFLMYPPEDGWERTQLFLDTANAGLRDAGLKADIVSTGGSPNIPNIGKLKGSTEHRSGTSIFNDRMQIAAGVATLDDCALLVYASVVSRAAPERGILDSGSKTLTSDKGGLDGHGYILEYPLAKIAQFAEEHGFLDLSGTNERPVVGEIVRIVPNHVCVVVNMVDRLVTVRGNKLIGELPVAARGKLT is encoded by the coding sequence ATGAGCGTGACCGCGACCACCTCCAAGGCCGTCGACCAGCCGGCGGCCACCCCGCTCGCGGCCGAGATCGCCCGCGTCTACGGCACGCCCGCCGTGGTGATCGATCTCGACAAGGTCGACGCCAACATCGCCCGACTTCAGGCCGCCTGCGACGCCGCCGGCGTCGCCAACCGCCCGCATATCAAGACGCATAAATCGCCCGAGCTGGCACGCCTCCAGATCGAGGCCGGCGCGCGCGGCATCACCTGCCAGAAGCTCGGCGAGGCCGAGGTGATGGCCGATGGCGGTATCGACGACATCATGATCAGCTACAACATCCTCGGGGAGGAGAAGCTGGGTCGCCTCGGCGCGCTCCAGCGCCGCGTCCGGATGATCGTCGCCGCCGATAACCCCGTCACCATTTCCGGCCTGCCGCGTGCCGCCGAGATCGCGGGCCGCGACCTCGAGGTCGTGGTGGAGTGCGACACCGGCCGCAAGCGCGCCGGCGTCGAGACGCCCGGAGAGGCGGTCGAACTCGCGAAGATGATCGAGGCCTCGCCGGGCCTGCGCTTCGCCGGCTTCCTGATGTATCCGCCGGAGGATGGCTGGGAGAGGACGCAGCTCTTCCTCGACACGGCCAATGCCGGTTTGCGCGATGCCGGCCTCAAGGCCGATATCGTCTCGACCGGCGGCTCGCCCAACATCCCCAATATCGGCAAGCTCAAGGGCTCGACGGAGCATCGCTCCGGCACCTCGATCTTCAACGACCGCATGCAGATCGCGGCCGGCGTCGCGACGCTCGACGACTGTGCGCTGCTGGTCTACGCCTCGGTGGTGAGCCGGGCGGCGCCGGAGCGCGGCATCCTCGATTCCGGTTCGAAGACGCTGACGAGCGACAAGGGCGGCCTCGACGGGCACGGCTACATCCTCGAATATCCGCTGGCTAAGATCGCCCAGTTCGCCGAGGAGCACGGCTTCCTCGACCTTTCGGGCACGAATGAGCGGCCGGTGGTCGGCGAGATCGTGCGTATCGTGCCGAACCATGTCTGCGTCGTCGTCAACATGGTCGACCGCCTCGTCACCGTGCGCGGCAACAAGCTGATTGGGGAGCTTCCCGTCGCGGCACGCGGCAAGCTGACCTGA
- a CDS encoding hypothetical protein (Evidence 5 : Unknown function) translates to MKTWMVGTSPTMTEEGLLPLRAILEERDQVTPHLLDMIDEQAAGLLHRSAPAEADQLVVLGLCPLDR, encoded by the coding sequence ATGAAGACGTGGATGGTCGGAACAAGTCCGACCATGACGGAGGAGGGGCTCTTACCCCTTCGCGCGATCCTCGAGGAACGCGATCAGGTCACGCCGCACCTGCTCGATATGATCGACGAGCAGGCGGCTGGCCTCCTTCATCGCTCCGCTCCGGCAGAGGCGGATCAACTCGTTGTGCTCGGCCTGTGCCCGTTGGATCGATGA